In Portunus trituberculatus isolate SZX2019 chromosome 44, ASM1759143v1, whole genome shotgun sequence, a single window of DNA contains:
- the LOC123518798 gene encoding stress response protein NST1-like, protein MSTDPATFVAGVPVKISEKYRPPRKISLPASCQHQINSELLTQDYDFAVEKTTIQWVQERRNRIEKEERKRQERIAKYEQKKAEIKAKEEEEERLRKEKEEIIKQEKENERLKKEEEEKSRLEEEEDIRRLEEEVNQEEQTQETEKTNKDDAEEVTATTNASQMGEINGNDSIATSGINQISPEVASHEAPQAFSASTSEETSYCSSGVINNASIACRTETTNVSNNASSYGLMLQPTPFPSNKSVRSPSKTPANINFADFEGEGNDPFDSAALKSINDMEELAKVLDSSHITQKPVEGTNSAQAPTKESQTYHNVYPNGQLTYGAFGQYPYFMPPQQQHLQQSLQQQNMTQQRPGFPQYGNHLAKNPQVTQTSSTPSSSDPQYAKDPARTFQNKYYPQPWGSGYNVNSPSKTAQFVPYDYCLQAANLANSISNTTQGVMSPSNNTGNASTLPTYTSGGGSTVQSVDRGSTVSKRQDLEDFYSKYYLHNKCHVQQNQQSGIQSGESTPSHSSSSGAAGSTTGSLRSCRSVPDLTAAEDSEVTKYSSGLQSQNESRGVSHTPPPRPSSTGLTGLEDWKPLPDISGLSEISSNQHLYQSSPVQHPAISSLHTPIKSRLPDPFGELTTDAQALVQNMAEMGFPRPRVARAVQKLGTDHKKLIEVLLELQSLQGNGEDGYKAERAFYHYMGDIQKTKDHLAAAKQLLDLGFEEEQIVDALLKHDNDRDKALEELIA, encoded by the exons ATGTCCACTGACCCAGCCACATTTGTGGCTGGTGTCCCTGTGAAGATTAGTGAGAAGTATAGGCCTCCACGGAAAATAAGTCTCCCAGCCTCCTGCCAGCACCAGATTAACTCAGAGCTCCTCACCCAAGAT TATGATTTCGCTGTGGAGAAAACTACAATTCAGTGGGTGCAGGAACGAAGAAAtaggatagagaaagaggaaagaaagcgaCAAGAAAGAATAGCTAAATATGAACAGAAGAAAGCAGAaattaaagcaaaagaggaggaggaagagagactgagaaaagaaaaagaagaaattattaaacaggaaaaggagaatgagagactcaaaaaggaggaggaggaaaagagcagactggaagaggaagaggatatcagaagattggaggaagaagtaaatcAGGAAGAACAAACTcaggaaacagaaaagacaaacaaagatgATGCTGAGGAAGTGACTGCCACCACCAACGCTAGCCAAATGGGTGAGATAAATGGTAATGACTCAATAGCAACAAGTGGCATTAATCAGATTAGTCCTGAGGTTGCATCACACGAAGCTCCACAGGCTTTTTCCGCTTCCACATCTGAAGAAACAAGTTATTGTTCAAGCGGTGTAATTAACAATGCTAGCATAGCTTGCAGAACTGAGACGACTAATGTATCTAATAATGCATCATCTTATGGCCTTATGCTTCAACCAACACCATTTCCATCTAATAAGTCTGTAAGGTCTCCCTCTAAAACACCAGCTAATATTAATTTTGCTGACTTTGAAGGGGAAGGTAATGATCCTTTTGACAGTGCCGCTTTAAAATCAATCAATGATATGGAGGAGCTTGCTAAAGTACTTGATTCATCACACATCACTCAAAAACCTGTGGAAGGAACAAACTCTGCACAGGCTCCTACTAAGGAGAGCCAAACATATCATAATGTATACCCAAATGGACAATTAACATATGGTGCATTTGGACAGTATCCATACTTCATGCCTCCACAACAGCAGCATCTGCAACAATCATTACAACAGCAGAATATGACACAGCAGAGGCCAGGGTTCCCACAGTATGGAAATCATTTGGCTAAAAATCCTCAAGTAACCCAAACATCTTCCACACCTTCTTCATCAGATCCACAATATGCCAAGGATCCTGCCAGGACTTTCCAAAACAAATACTATCCTCAGCCTTGGGGGAGTGGATATAATGTAAATAGTCCAAGCAAAACTGCACAGTTTGTGCCTTATGACTATTGCCTCCAAGCTGCAAATCTAGCCAATAGTATATCTAATACAACACAAGGAGTAATGAGCCCAAGTAATAACACAGGGAATGCATCGACTCTTCCTACTtacactagtggtggtggttctactGTGCAGTCCGTTGACAGAGGATCAACAGTTAGTAAAAGACAAGACTTGGAGGATTTCTATTCAAAATATTACTTGCATAACAAATGCCATGTTCAACAAAATCAGCAGTCTGGAATACAATCAGGTGAGTCAACACCAAGTCACAGCAGCAGTTCTGGTGCTGCGGGATCAACCACTGGGTCGCTGCGGTCTTGTCGGAGTGTGCCAGACTTGACTGCAGCTGAAGATTCAGAAGTAACTAAATACAGCAGTGGTCTGCAGTCCCAAAATGAAAGTCGAGGAGTCTCACATACACCACCTCCACGCCCTTCAAGCACAGGACTTACTGGCCTGGAG GATTGGAAACCTCTGCCAGATATTTCAGGATTATCTGAGATATCATCCAATCAACACCTTTATCAGTCTTCACCTGTCCAGCATCCAGCCATCTCTTCCCTACACACTCCAATCAAGTCCCGCCTTCCAGACCCCTTTGGGGAACTGACAACAGATGCTCAGGCCTTAGTCCAGAACATGGCAGAAATGGGCTTCCCTCGTCCCCGAGTAGCAAGAGCTGTTCAAAAACTTGGGACAGACCACAAAAAG CTTATTGAAGTTTTGTTAGAGCTGCAGTCACTTCAAGGGAATGGAGAAGATGGCTACAAAGCAGAGCGTGCATTTTATCATTACATGGGAGAtatacagaaaacaaaagatcATTTGGCAGCTGCAAAACAA CTTTTGGATCTTGGCTTTGAAGAGGAGCAGATTGTGGATGCCCTCCTGAAGCATGACAATGACCGTGATAAGGCTTTGGAGGAACTCATTGCTTAG